AGAATCAGATGCAGTGCAGGATTTCTGTCACAGAAATTCATCAGACTCATACATGGACTCACATTGTCTTTTTTGGACTTAGCTCAAGGACAGATAGACCCATTCAATAATTTTTGATTTTGGACTCTACTGGTAACTCACTGGACTGTATTTTGGACTGTACTGGATTTAACTGGACTTTCTGGGGTGAATCCCATCAGACTCTGTTGGTTTcagtttaatatattttgtaGAAGGCTCTTATGAAATCTGAGGCAGCAGTACTGAAAGTTTGAATGGATACTGATATTTACACTGTGGTGCTATTATTTCAAAGTCTCTGGCTATCCTAAGTAAATTAAGGCAAACAAGTGTTAGCGTTAGTCTGCTTCAAATTGTTTTGACTAAAAACTCCTTTAgaccaaattatttatttttgaaaacagtAAAGTCTGGAGTGCCAAGTAGCAATTTGTAAAACTAACAAAAGAGGCTCAGTTTAGATCAGGTGTGCTTCAATaacagggcaaaaaaaaagaagccagtttCATTATTGGAGGGTTTATTTTGCCAGTAAGGTTTACAGTCTCATTTGGATGCTGGCTTAGTTTAAACTGCATGTCTTGGAGGATGCAAAAGATCATCAGAAGCAATAGCAGCTGCAGAAGGATGAATCTCCTGTGCGTCCTGTGGCTGCTGACAGTCTGTCTGGCTCCTGGAAGCCGAGGTCAGAGGCTGAAGGACGCAGAGAGGGAGAAACCAGCAGACAGAGCTCAGCTTCTGGAGAGCGATGCAGTCTGTTACGAAGAGGGATGTTACGCTGTCTTCCTCCAAAAGAAGACCTTCAGGGAGGCTGGGCGCAGCTGCCGGGAGCGAGGGGGGACCCTGGCAACAATTTATAACCACGAAGCGGCGGGTGTTGTCCACGAGCTGCTGTCGGCCATTGAGACACAGGGGTCCGAGTCAAAGCTTTACCTCTGGATTGGGCTGCACAGACCTCCACGTCAGTGTTCATCCACCCGACCGCTCAGAGGATTCGTCTGGGTCACAGGCAAAGTCTCacctttttgaaatttgagctTTCATCCTTTTATCGTTGATAATTATCacagtttcagtcatttcacTGGATTTTAATAAGTGAACTCAGAATGATCTCACTTAGTAGTAAGATAGCTAACTTTACTCATCTTTTGTAATGATATTCAGTAtaggttttaaaatgaaaacctaCAGTACACATTATGGCCACTATGCTGCTCCCGAACCCTAACGTATCTGTCAGACTTTGACACCTTGGCCAATCAGGCTGGACGGTATTTACATTAACTACTTTTGTTTCACAGACACAgctggtagcagcagagaccGTGGATCCATTTTTGACCTCCCTGCTACCCTTTAGTCTGATTTAGTCATTATGCAAACCTCACCCACTAAAGAACAGATGCTTTTTATCATCACTCGAAGTGTCTGCCGTACTGTGCAGCTGGAGATGACATCAAATCCTCAAGAGAAATGTGACCGGCTTAtttcttttgggttttttttttacttttattcttcaGTCATACTTTAAAGGACTGGCTTAACCAAATTACACATCCATATTTGTTCTCTTATTCATAGTGATAACTATAGACACTGAGATTTCACATCCGTtacaggaaggaaggaaaatgcAGATGCAGATTCTTCTGCTTAATTTGTtgcaaaaactttatttactgtGTAGAAACTGACCACGCATATTGTGAATGTACATCTGTGTAAACCCAAATATTTGCATATGATACCGCTGGCCtttcattcagtgttttgtATATAAGCTTGTACCACTTGTAGCACATTCCTGAGAAAGTAAACAAGCTCCTTATATATTGCATGCATTTCTGCAGTCTGCTTGTTAACAGACTTCTTAGAGGCAAGCCTTCCCATCATTTTGTGGGGCCCACCCCACATATCCATTGTTCCCAGTGGAAATAAAGGAGAGACAAGAGGATACTGTTGCTGCAAAAGTAACCGTGGCATTTTAAAGCCCGTGTGTGTTGGACTTTGACGACACCTAGAGGCAATCTAGTTTTCCACTGTAACAACCCACACATTTGAATTAAATGAATGACTGCAGTGAATAGATTCCCTTTTTACAAAgaacacattttaacattaTAATAATCTGAATCTGACagttaaagcacatttggaTTGTAACAACTGGATCTTTATTGATAATGAACttagcattttaaatgtgtcaTGCAGCTCTCAAACATCAAATAGACAGCAAATTGTactttgcattatttttttgaCTTTGTCTTTATCTTCCAACAGGAGACCAGAATGTCCAGTTCACCAACTGGCTCCAAGAATACTCACCTGCAACCTGTGGAGGCTATCGTTGTGTTTCCATGATTGTTCACACTTCTGAGAGTGGGCGTGAGAGCAAAGACAACTTCCAGTGGCTTGAAGGCTCCTGTTCAGTGCCTTTGGGTGGCTATGTTTGCCAGTACAACTACAAAGGGATGTGTCCACCTTTGGAAGATGAGGGTAGAGGTCCACCTGTTTATACTACCCCATTTCACCTTGTCAGCAGCCTGTTGACTCATGTGCCATTTGGGTCTACAGCCACTGTGCAATGCCCTGCAAACAGTGCAAACCCAGATCCTACTGAGGAGACCGTTCTGTGCATACAGAGAGACGATGAAACAGTGGGTTGGTCCAACGATTCTCCATTTTGTCCATCCAGTGCCAAACCACAGAACCAAGACTGGTGTAGCAGGGACCACGGATGTGAGCAGCACTGCcagagcacagacacagattaCTACTGTTATTGCTCTGAGGGCTTCACAATAGATGAGGATGGATACAGCTGCAAGCCTGACCTCCTGAGCCAAACCAGCCCCCCTGAGCTATCTGACTCGGCAGGTCCCACTGACGCGCCTCAGATCAAACCGATCTGTGTGGAGATGGGGTGTGAGTATAACTGTATGGAGACCCCCCGGGGTCCTCGATGCACATGCCCCCCAGGCTACCAAATGGGTCCAGATGGCCGCAAGTGTTCTGATGTTgatgaatgtaaacaaaaaccGTGTCCACAGGTCTGTATCAACAGCCCAGGTACCTTCCACTGCCTCTGCCTTTCAGGGTACCAGCCAGATGACGATGGCGAGTGTGTGGATATAGATGAGTGTCTCGATGAGGGGAGCTGTGAGGGCATTTGTGAAAACACAGTGGGGTCCTTCAGGTGCCTGTGTGACACCGGCTATGAGCCGGGCAGCGAAGGAGAGTGTGTAGATGTAGATGAGTGTGTAGGGGGGTCGCCCTGCCATCAACACTGTGCCAACATTGTTGGAGGATACGAGTGTTCCTGTGACAATGGCTACGACCTGCAGTCAGATAGACACACCTGCCAGCCATCTGATGATGAAGAGTATTCCACTCTGACCCCTGAACCCAGTAACTCTGTTCATGTAGCTGTCTTTGGTCATGATATTCCCTGGTCCTCTTTATTCACCCCTGATCCAAACTTTGAAATTGATACCAACTTTGATGCTGACTGGGTGACAGAGGCCCCTGAAGGACTTCCTCCTGATATGGCTCACGGGTCAGAAAATCACCTAAACCAGTGGGACGCCCTGTCACCCAGGCGATATCAGACACCCCCGTCCCCAACGCAAAAAGGCAACACAGGCAATGAAATTAATAATGGCGTGGAAGAAAATCCAGGAAGTAGAGAATTTAGTCCAGGTGTCGGGGATGACACTGCAGATGGTTCAGCTCCTGACATGAGCAAGACAGAGGAAGCCAACATGGATGGAACAGAGGACACTGGTGGGGTAGCAGAGGCAGGGGCTGGGTCTGCTGAAGGTAAAGGGAAACACGACAAGAGCTGGCTGCTTGTGGCCCTCCtggtgcctctgtgtgtgttcctggTAGTGATGCTGGCTCTGGGGATCGTCTACTGCACCAGCTGTGCTGTGGACAAGACCCTTAGCTTTTCGGACTGCTATCGCTGGATactccctacaacgcctccagacaggagggaaataaaaacccaagcatgaaaccaaaaataatcaaacacacaaagatgtcTTTTAAATGCAAACGTCTGTTAAGATTTGTCTAAAACTGCAACGTTTCACTTTGTCCTCTTGCACAGCTTTTGTAAATAATTTACTCTGccgtcatgtttttttttttttttttttttttttttttagaattcaATAAAAACCCCTAAAACCAATGAAATTCTGTGTGCCTGTGTTGGTTTTAATGACGATGAAAGTGTGTGCTGAAAGGAAAGAATGTGTGGTTGTGGTTCTAAAACTTTGTATGCGAAACGACTAAAAGACTGGTAATTTTCCTAAGCCAATTTTTTTATTCTCAGGGCCTGAAACCAAGAGCAGGAAATGGTGTAGGGCTGTCAGGAAGGGAAGGGGGCGCTGTTGAATGCTAGCCCAACGAGATTGTAGGTATTTGACCTTTTGTTGTTCCGGTGGTGAAACTACATAACTCGTGTTTATATACACCACACCACGATGTATcagggccgaataatattgaaAAACTTTCGTGTCTGTAAAATTAAATCGACGAGGATGGGATTCGAACCCACGCGTGCAGAGCACAATGGATTAGCAGTCCATCGCCTTAACCACTCGGCCACCTCGTCACATACCCTGCAAAGCCGGAGAACTTGGTAGATATacacattaatgtgaccattcTGTCGTGTATTTAGTGGTATAATTTAATGTGCTTGCGTTCTGCAGTTGACTGTGGTGTTCTTCACGTCTAATCTTGTTAAAATTTGCAACGTGGAAACCTTTAAAAAGTTCAGCACAGCCCCTGAGCGATTGGCTAAAGCGTCAATCAACCACGATATACAACCTGTGATTGGTTAAGGGCTGGTGCTCTCGTTGAATGAATACAGGAAGTGAGCAGCGTGAGACTGCAATTTGACGTACGCCTGAGCTAGTAACTGAATCAAGGTAACGAGTTGTTGAAATGACTTTTATCTATATATCTTTCTTATGTATCAGTTAGCAGCCAAACATGCCGAGGAAAGGCTTGCACAGTATTTGTGACTTATTGTTTTCTTGACAGAAGTCGCCGCAGAGTGTTTAAATGCAGCCGCCTTAGCATGCACGCTGGAAGCTAACGTTATTGGGTTAGCTGTAGCCGctgtattcatatttatttataaaacgtGCACGTTCATTGCTGTCTTGCTGTTAAAAGGATGCTGATTTCAAAGGAGACACAAAGCGGGTTTCTTTTCGTGTGTATACGCTTCTCTTCATAGTAGTTACTGTAGTTTTGGCGGAAAGTGAAACAGAAAACGGGCTCGAGTAATATTAACTGattttgaatctatgccacagtCCGATAATTCAAGGTTCACTGAACGGTCAGCACCTGTTTTCCGTACTGCAGCACTGAGCTATGAATACACTTCGGTTTATTTGGTTTTCACGCTTTGTACTCCATTTTAATCACTGCAATTCGcctttaaaataataactttaaaaagcTCCAAATATGTTAAGCAGCACAATCTACTAAAGAATCAGTGTTATTTTCCAAGAGTCATTCCTATTAGTCAATTTGACAGAAACTTATTTGGGAGCTGTTAATCCtgaggtgactttttttttgtttttgtttttttgttttttaaattattgcgAACTGAGGTCCCAAGACGACAACGGTTTTATtacatgaggaagtcaggagtggcagagaataAGCGAGGGTGGTGCACGACATATATGAGGACAATGAGAGAGTGGTgaggtaggagtgacagatgggttcaaggtgggggtgggattacaccagggatcagctctgagccccttttttgtttgtagaggtgatggacaggttgacagatgaggtcaggcaggagccTCTGTGGGCTGTGATGTTTGCTGACAGCACTGTGTTTTATAGTAAGAGCAAGGAGCAGGTGAAGAGAACCTGGAGAgatatgctctggagagaagaggaatgagtCAGTAAGCaggacagaatacatgtgtgtgaaatgAGAGGGAGGTAgatgtaacagtgaagctgcaaggtataaaggtagtgaaggtagatgatgttccagtaaagtcagtgaacaagtgtgtgaagattGATGGGTCTATCTTGAACAATATGCATCCATAATGTGAATTTGGTcaatgttaaagtttttgtggaacagacgccGACGCCAAGGCTGTGACACTAGCTCGACTTTTTCTTCGAAACAGCCGAGCTAATAAGAAGTATAACATAC
The window above is part of the Archocentrus centrarchus isolate MPI-CPG fArcCen1 chromosome 14, fArcCen1, whole genome shotgun sequence genome. Proteins encoded here:
- the LOC115792103 gene encoding endosialin-like, giving the protein MSWRMQKIIRSNSSCRRMNLLCVLWLLTVCLAPGSRGQRLKDAEREKPADRAQLLESDAVCYEEGCYAVFLQKKTFREAGRSCRERGGTLATIYNHEAAGVVHELLSAIETQGSESKLYLWIGLHRPPRQCSSTRPLRGFVWVTGDQNVQFTNWLQEYSPATCGGYRCVSMIVHTSESGRESKDNFQWLEGSCSVPLGGYVCQYNYKGMCPPLEDEGRGPPVYTTPFHLVSSLLTHVPFGSTATVQCPANSANPDPTEETVLCIQRDDETVGWSNDSPFCPSSAKPQNQDWCSRDHGCEQHCQSTDTDYYCYCSEGFTIDEDGYSCKPDLLSQTSPPELSDSAGPTDAPQIKPICVEMGCEYNCMETPRGPRCTCPPGYQMGPDGRKCSDVDECKQKPCPQVCINSPGTFHCLCLSGYQPDDDGECVDIDECLDEGSCEGICENTVGSFRCLCDTGYEPGSEGECVDVDECVGGSPCHQHCANIVGGYECSCDNGYDLQSDRHTCQPSDDEEYSTLTPEPSNSVHVAVFGHDIPWSSLFTPDPNFEIDTNFDADWVTEAPEGLPPDMAHGSENHLNQWDALSPRRYQTPPSPTQKGNTGNEINNGVEENPGSREFSPGVGDDTADGSAPDMSKTEEANMDGTEDTGGVAEAGAGSAEGKGKHDKSWLLVALLVPLCVFLVVMLALGIVYCTSCAVDKTLSFSDCYRWILPTTPPDRREIKTQA